The following proteins come from a genomic window of Nocardiopsis sp. YSL2:
- a CDS encoding RNA polymerase sigma factor: protein MKLLRRARRRAPSPDSTDAVLLAAVADGSTEALETLHRRHAPWLRARLRYRCSDPDQLDAALQETFLAVWKNAGSFTPRPGDPDAGAWLWTIAIRQLISQLRKRANRWIADSDSEPYETIGDASAEDTVLLNIEHGPLGAALHTLSPELRSAIQATVLDGLTVREAAEILQIPEGTVKTRVMRAKARLREALT, encoded by the coding sequence GTGAAGCTGCTCCGCCGCGCCCGACGACGCGCCCCCTCCCCCGACAGCACCGACGCGGTGCTGCTCGCGGCCGTCGCCGACGGTTCCACCGAAGCCCTGGAAACACTGCACCGCAGACACGCGCCCTGGCTGCGGGCCCGGCTGCGCTACCGCTGTTCGGACCCCGACCAGCTCGACGCCGCCCTACAGGAGACCTTCCTGGCGGTGTGGAAGAACGCCGGATCGTTCACACCCCGCCCCGGCGACCCCGACGCCGGCGCCTGGCTGTGGACCATCGCGATCCGGCAGCTGATCTCCCAGCTGCGCAAACGGGCCAACCGATGGATCGCCGACAGCGATTCCGAACCCTACGAGACCATCGGCGACGCCTCCGCCGAGGACACCGTGCTGCTCAACATCGAGCACGGCCCACTGGGCGCCGCCCTGCACACCCTGTCCCCCGAACTGCGTTCGGCCATCCAGGCCACCGTCCTGGACGGACTCACCGTGCGCGAGGCCGCCGAGATCCTCCAGATCCCGGAGGGAACGGTCAAGACACGGGTGATGCGCGCCAAGGCACGTCTACGGGAGGCCCTGACATGA
- a CDS encoding zf-HC2 domain-containing protein: protein MSWHLTPAQVDEYVSSTVDDVTAMSVEAHLMHCAPCRSLVPADEAWLADSWADLRDIVDRPRTGLLERALTAVGLRQTTAKLLTATPQLYRAWLVATVVVLAAALLSAHHLPRGSLLFAFTAPVVPLVGVAVAYGRGVDPAHTLTAVTPMAGQRLLFLRSCAVLVPALAMCTVAAVLMPSPATLWNAGFWLLPSLTLVAGSLLLGRWLHMSAAGAAVGGLWVLAMVVFAVTDHVSVLELFAPVSQMWWAAALVALIGAILLRVRAA from the coding sequence ATGAGCTGGCACCTGACCCCTGCCCAGGTCGACGAGTACGTGTCGTCCACCGTCGACGACGTCACCGCCATGTCCGTGGAGGCCCACCTCATGCACTGCGCGCCCTGCCGCTCCCTCGTTCCGGCCGACGAGGCGTGGCTGGCCGACAGCTGGGCCGACCTGCGCGACATCGTGGACCGGCCCCGCACCGGCCTCCTGGAGCGCGCGCTGACCGCGGTGGGCCTGCGGCAGACCACCGCCAAGCTCCTGACCGCCACGCCGCAGCTCTACCGCGCCTGGCTCGTGGCCACCGTGGTGGTCCTGGCCGCGGCCCTGCTGAGCGCCCACCACCTGCCGCGCGGCTCCCTGCTGTTCGCCTTCACCGCCCCCGTCGTGCCCCTGGTCGGCGTCGCCGTCGCCTACGGCCGCGGCGTGGACCCCGCCCACACGCTCACGGCGGTCACGCCGATGGCGGGCCAGCGGCTGCTGTTCCTGCGCTCGTGCGCGGTCCTGGTCCCCGCCCTGGCGATGTGCACCGTTGCCGCGGTCCTCATGCCCTCCCCCGCCACCCTGTGGAACGCCGGGTTCTGGCTGCTGCCGTCCCTGACTCTGGTCGCCGGGTCGCTCCTGCTCGGCCGCTGGCTGCACATGAGCGCCGCCGGGGCCGCGGTGGGCGGCCTGTGGGTGCTCGCCATGGTGGTGTTCGCCGTCACCGACCACGTCTCGGTCCTGGAGCTGTTCGCTCCGGTGTCCCAGATGTGGTGGGCCGCCGCGCTGGTCGCCCTGATCGGCGCGATCCTGCTGAGGGTGAGGGCGGCGTGA
- a CDS encoding ABC transporter ATP-binding protein, with the protein MSAPTTITAPIHARGLVRRYGARRALDGVDLDLGAGVTGLLGRNGAGKTTLLRSLATDLDVSAGRLRVLGRDPADPAERVEIRRRLGYLPQSPEFYPHFTAFGLLDYMAVLKELGGRRARHDEIRRSLDRVGLTERRHTRVRRLSGGMRQRLALAAALMGDPELLLLDEPTIGLDPEQRILFRNLVSELAVRSTVVLSTHQIEDVSALCQRVVCLDRGRVVFDGSPGTLIDRARGHVWEQTGRPRGGVTTWRLADGRYRVLTTERNDPAPPGDRIRVEPTLEDAYLLLTGVERSAR; encoded by the coding sequence GTGAGCGCTCCGACCACGATCACCGCGCCGATCCACGCGCGCGGCCTGGTGCGCAGGTACGGAGCGCGCCGGGCCCTGGACGGCGTGGACCTGGACCTGGGGGCCGGGGTCACCGGGCTGCTGGGGCGCAACGGCGCGGGCAAGACCACCCTGCTGCGCAGCCTGGCCACCGACCTGGACGTCAGCGCCGGCCGACTGCGGGTGCTGGGCCGCGACCCCGCCGACCCCGCCGAGCGCGTCGAGATCCGGCGGCGGCTGGGCTACCTGCCGCAGAGCCCGGAGTTCTACCCGCACTTCACCGCCTTCGGGCTACTGGACTACATGGCGGTGCTCAAGGAGCTGGGCGGGCGCCGGGCCCGCCACGACGAGATCCGCCGGAGCCTGGACCGGGTGGGCCTGACCGAGCGCCGGCACACCAGGGTGCGGCGCCTGTCGGGGGGCATGCGCCAGCGGCTGGCCCTGGCCGCGGCCCTGATGGGCGACCCCGAACTGCTGCTGCTGGACGAGCCGACCATCGGCCTGGACCCCGAGCAACGCATCCTGTTCCGCAACCTGGTCTCGGAACTGGCCGTGCGCAGCACCGTGGTGCTGTCCACCCACCAGATCGAGGACGTGTCGGCGCTGTGCCAGCGGGTGGTGTGCCTGGACCGGGGGCGGGTCGTCTTCGACGGTTCTCCGGGCACGCTGATCGACCGGGCCCGCGGCCACGTGTGGGAGCAGACCGGCCGGCCCCGGGGCGGGGTCACCACGTGGCGGCTGGCCGACGGCCGCTACCGCGTCCTGACCACGGAACGCAACGATCCGGCGCCGCCCGGGGACCGGATCCGGGTCGAGCCCACCCTGGAGGACGCCTACCTGCTGCTGACGGGCGTGGAACGGAGCGCGCGGTGA
- a CDS encoding type II toxin-antitoxin system VapC family toxin → MADTLIDSCVLIDVIKEDAAWAGWSAIALAEAADTGRVVINQLVFAEVSLCLADPGQLDAALDDLVDREDLPWKAAELAVAAHAEYRGRGGAKTSPMPDFYIGAHAAVCGYRLLTRNRKDFASYFPGLDIIAP, encoded by the coding sequence GTGGCTGACACGCTGATCGATTCCTGCGTCCTCATCGACGTCATCAAGGAAGACGCCGCTTGGGCCGGGTGGTCGGCGATCGCGCTCGCTGAGGCGGCCGACACCGGACGCGTGGTCATCAACCAGTTGGTGTTCGCCGAAGTGTCCTTGTGCCTGGCCGACCCCGGCCAGTTGGACGCCGCCCTGGACGACCTCGTGGACCGTGAGGACCTGCCCTGGAAGGCGGCCGAGCTGGCGGTGGCCGCGCACGCCGAGTACCGCGGGCGCGGAGGAGCCAAGACTTCGCCCATGCCCGACTTCTATATCGGTGCCCATGCGGCCGTGTGCGGATATCGACTGTTGACACGGAACAGGAAGGACTTCGCGAGCTACTTCCCCGGCCTGGACATCATCGCCCCCTGA